TATCTAATGAGCTTAACACAACCATTTCTAACGTTTCTTTATCTGTAAGCACCAAAAACCACTCCTTTTTCATACCCCATAACCCTTTCAGGTTAAATTTCTAATGTTGATAGTTTTTTTAATCTACAGCCTCTAAGATGAATATCCTTGAATCAAAATCAACCGATTCACCAAATCCTAAAGAGGCTTGAAATTGCCCAGATGAGGCATCTGTTGTTAATAACCCAATATTCATCAATTCATCCCCATGGAATTTTTGACTCGTCCCTTTTAATTGATAGTTTATAGTTGGCTCTAGTCCTAATAATCGGACACGTTTAAATGAAACGTTGACTTCGTTTAATTTTTTATAGTAACCAACGATTGTTTGTTTTTTATCTTTTGAAACAACCATCCAACTAATAATATTTCCTTCAAAAGGAGAAGCTAAACGATAAAAATTTCCATATTGCAATAATTCACGATATTCCTTTATAAAAGTAATTTGTTTTTTTACTTCAGTAAATTCTTCCGTTGATAAACGGTTTAAGTCTAACTCATAACCAAATGCCCCAAAATATGCTACATTCCCTCTTGTTTTAAGAGAGGTTACGCGATTAACTTGATGATTTGGCACAATAGACACATGGGCACCGATTGAAGATAGCGGATAAGCGAGACTTGTTCCATATTGAATACTCAAACGATCAATGGCATCGCTATTGTCGCTAGCCCAAGCCTGAGGTGCGTAATAAAGCATCCCTGCGTCAAAACGACCCCCACCAGAAGCACAGGACTCGAATAACACTTCTGGAAACCTATTAATAAGTTGTTCATACAACTGATACACACCTAAAATATAACGGTGATGAACTTCACCTTGTTGCTTGCTACTACGGCTCGCATCAAAGGCTTCAGAGATACTACGGTTCATATCCCATTTAATATAAGTAATATTGGCTGAAGACAAAAGGTTAGAAATTTTATTAAATAGATAGGTAACAACTTCTTCATTGGCAAAGTTTAATACATACTGTTGACGTCCAGGGCTAGCCATACGTCCTGGCGTATGCAATAACCACTCAGGATGGTTGCGGTATAAATCAGAATCCTTATTAATCATCTCGGGTTCAATCCATAAACCAAATGCCATTCCTAAATCATTAACTTTTTTAGCTAGCCCATTTAATCCGTCAGGAAGTTTTTCTTTATTTTCTACCCAATCTCCTAGGCCGGTATAATCATTGTTTCGTTGACCAAACCAACCATCATCAAGAACAAATAATTCAACTCCTGCTTTCTTGCCTTTTTCGACAATAGAAAGTAACTTTTCCTCATTGAAGTCAAAATAAGTTGCTTCCCAATTATTTAAGACAATAGGTCTGGGTTTATGTCGCCATTTTCCTTGAACAACTCTACTATTCAATAGATTATGGTACGTTTGACTCATCTGATTGAGCCCTTTATTCGAATATACTAGTAATACCTCTGGACTTTGAAAGGATTGACCTGGTTCTAGCAACCATGAAAACGACTCTGGGTTCATACCTATTTGTAATCTCGTAACATCATAGGCATCTACCTCAGCTTGTATCAAAAAATTACCAGAGTAAACGAACATAGCACCAATCGCTTCACCCTGAATTCTGTTGTTGTCTTTCTTTTCAATGTAACGAAGGGATTGTGGTTATGGCTACTATGTCCGCGATTAGAACTAACTTCTACTACACCATAATCTAAAGCTTTCGTAACGAGATGACGCTCTCTCCCCCATGCACCTGATAACTGCATCCAATCGTACTCTTTATCTGGTAAGTCCAAATTAAGACTCATCAACCGCGTCAATAGTAGCTCTTTTTGTCCGTGGTTTACTATACATGTACTTCGAGCAAGTGCACTGTGATCAGCGAACACAGTATAATTTAATATTACTTCTAACTGCAAAAGCTCGTCCTTTAAGGTAATCGCGAGACTTACGCATTCATCTATGTTTTCAGCATAGCTTGCAGGCAATCCTTCTAAGAGATTCTTCCCCTGAAAAATACGATGACTCTGGTAAGTTAAGTCGGTTATCTCTGAACCATTTTCTTGAAGTACCTTTATGCCAGCTTTTCTAAAATCTGACCGACCATATTCAGGTAATTCCTGTTTCAAATTATCATAAGAGTAGAAAGGATGCTGTTCACTTAAAACTGGCGACATTGGTCGGCTTGATTCTTCCAATAAATAATTAAAACTTGACCGATGAGTAACTTTTTTACCATAGTAAAGTTGAATTAATTTACCATTAAAATCTACTTTAAAAATATAACTAAAGAAATTATTTTGGAGGTGAAACGTTTGCTCTTCTTCTTCATAATAAATATGGGCTTCATGATTCATCTTCACTTTGTCCTTTGCTTGTTATTTTTTTAGTTCAACATGGTATTGAAAATATTATTATTTTCGGCTAAGCAGTTCTTACTGTGCGAAAATTGAATGACTCCTTCATATTTTTCATTGTAAATAGGTAATTCCATTGTACTAGAGCCATAGTCGGCACAGCTATAATCACGTTGTCCCCCATTTATTAGCGCATTATCATGAACCCAAACATTTTCACAGGATGACAAGAAACAAGCAAGGCGAGGAAAGTCAACAATCGTGTTATGGGCAATCTCAATATCTTTAAAAATTGGATAAGTCGTTCTTCCTTTTGGTAAATAAACACCCATATAAATTACTGCCATTTGCCATGCATTTAAATCACAGTGACGAATGATATTATGTTGAATTAATAGATCTGTTACTCCTTGTCCTTCACTCCATCTGCTTTCACTACCGGTCTCTATTTGGATTGCTGCACCTTGAATATTTTCAAAAGTATTATTTTCTACAATACCATGGCTTCCTTGTAACAATAACCCCCGTGCCCGGTTATTTGTAAAGCGACAGTTACGGATAATATAATAGTCAGTCCCATAACTTCGATTAAAAACGATGCAATCCTCTACTAGGTTGCTAGGAAGTGGCAAAGCTAACTGTAGTTGGCAATTGTTTTTTTCAGGAAAATACTGAACCTTAGTGATTCTTGACGAATAACCACTTGGAGACAAGTCGGGCATCCTAATCTCAATGGAACCACCAATTTCAAATTGTAGTTTATCCTCATTAACGCGTTCCAACAGAATTGTATCATCATTTATTTTAGTAATACCCATACTCGAGTTATCATGGAGGTTAACGCAATCATCTCCCGCGCCTGAAAAATCACAATCTTCAATTATAATGTAGCCTTTTGAATTACCTACATGTAAACAATCGACTGATACCGAAATGCTTCGGAACGTTCCTGGTCGTGGCTGAATTTTACAATGACTAAAATGCAAATGATGTACGGAACCAACATTTAAAAAACCACCACCGGGACAGCCGTATATCGTTACACGTTCAAAGGTAATATGAGAACTTTTAGTCGTTCTGATTGCTTCACAATCGTACTCAAAATGACGAAAATTATAGCAATCTCCTTCATGAAAATGATTAACAGCCCAAGACGAATCTTGAGGAAACATTCTTAGTGTATTATCATTTACACGTTCTATTCTTTTTGACAAAATATTATCTAACTCTCGTACAAGTGCAGTCATTTCTTTATTACTCTCTGCATCAGAAGTAGCTTTGGTATGTTGATTTTCGTAAGGCCGAAATTCAATTCCTCCTTCAGCTCCAGGAGTATAGCGCTTAGGATCAAACGGCCCTACAATACGAATGTCCATATTAGAATCGATGACATCATATCCGGGAAATTGAATATCTAGATAAGAGCCTTTATTTCCCACTTCTTTAATGACACCAACACTAGCTAAAGCGCCCGCGTTCCAATCCCAATCTAATATAAGATTCTTTATCATGAGGCGTTTGCTGAATTTGATATCAAGAAAGTCTTTTGCTTGATGAAAAATAAATTCACTACCAGAACCTTCAATGGTAAAATCACTTAAATGATGCAAACCAATAAAGTAAGTTAAGTCCGTTTGATAGAAATGGTATACTCCTTTAGGTATTAAAAGTGTTACTTCAGGCTTATCTTTACAGTAAGCAATAGCCCGCTCTATCGCTAAAGTATTACAAAATCCATTTTCAGCTTTTGCTCCCCATTCAGTAATATCGACAATTTGACCGACACCTGTTGGTAAATCAATGATGATGCTATTGTGATTAAAGTGATTCATTAATCATCATCCTTTCACACCAGAGGACATGATATTAGCCTTTAATTGTTTAGAGAAGAGTAAGGTCACAATGATAACAGGTAGAATTGTGACGAGAGCAATCCCCATTAAAGTATTCTGTTTCGTACTTGTATTATTAGACAGGCTGTAAAGAGCCACATTTAGCGTCCATAAATCTTGACGTTCGGTAACCATCCAAGCCCAAAAAAATCATTCCAATTTCCTAAAAAAGTCTGTAAAGCAATCATCGAAATGATGGGTTTTGAGAGAGGCATACATATTTTTGTAAACAAAAAGAAGTTGGAAGCACCATCTAAACGAGCAGCTTCAAAGAAAGAACCAGGAATACGATCAAAAAAGCCTTTAAATAAGTAGATATAAAAACCAAATGGATACAAGAATGGTAATAATAATCCTGCATAATTATTATACGCTCCCATCTCTCGGTACATGATTAGCTGGGGTACCATGATACTAACGAATGGAACCATCATTGCACCAAGGAAGAAAAGTAAAGTCCATCTGGCTGCCTTAGGACTAAGAAGATGGCTAATGACAAAAGCACAAATCGAGCACAATAATACTTGAGAGATAATTGCAAAACTAATTACTAAAACTGTATTGAAAACAAAGGTCATGAAGCCATATTTAGCAATTTTTTCATTATTACCGTAGACATACTGTGGTAATTTCATATAGTGTACGAAACTTTCTAGTAGCAAAGAATTTTTCTTTGTCAGACTCGAAATACTAAGTTGCCCTACAATCGGTAATTTTTCTTCTGTAAAACCAATAATCTTTTCTTGAATATCTAGTTGGCTAATTGTTGGAGCAACTTGTTTTTCTAAACCATCTTCATTAAATTCGTAACCAATTTTAGTTGCAGTTCGCTCTGCTCGATCTTTATGTAATAAAGTATCTTTATTAATAACGGTTCCTTCATAAATACCATAATCCTTTTCAAGTTGAAGCTCTACTTGATGAGCACGAGAGTGAAAAATGGTTTTTCCTTCTTTCACTCCAAAAAAATTAATTTCAAAAATTGATTCACGATTTAACTTTGTATAAGCACCAAACATAATACTAACTAAGTCTTTTTGAATCATTTCTTCTAAAGAATCAGGTGACTCTAGCTGAGTGTAGTCTAAAACTACATCTAATGATTGAGCAGCATCTGGTATTAACTTAGGTGGTGTGTCGTAAATTTTAGAATTGTCTTTCATAGAATTACTAATTGTTAGGGCGAATGGAAATAATATAAAGAGCACCGATAACGTAGTAATAATAATCGCTACAATTCTTAAAGATTGATCACCTAAAGATGGCTTTATTTTTTTCATTTCTTTACCCCTTTTCTGTATTTTCAAAACGCATTTGAATAGCCGTTACAGTCAATGTGACTAGCATCAATATTACTGAAGCAGCAGACCCTCGCCCATAGTTATAATCATTATTGAATGTATTATAGATATAAATTCCTTGAGTAGTCGAAGCACCACTTGGACCACCTGCTGCAAACATGTATGGAGCATCTAATAATTGAATCGATGCTGATACAGCAATAATGAGTTGAATGAATATAATAAAGCGTATATTAGGCAAGATTATATACCAAATCTTTTTCCATGCTGTGCAACCGTCTAGAGAGGCTGATTCAAAAATATCAGTGGATATTCCTTGAATAGCAGAAAGGTACAATAACACACCTACTCCTCCACCAATCACACCAGGAAAAATAATACAAAATTTAACTAAATTAGGATCACTTAGCCATGTTTGAGTTCCTAACCCTAACAACTTCATTAATTGGTTAGCTATACCATAATCTGGGTGCCAAACCCATCTCCAGATTATCACATTTACGGTAGTAGGAATTAATATAGGTAAGACATAAAGAGTGGACAAAACACCTTTAAATCTTGTTAATTCATTTAAAAATAAAGCTTGAATAATCGGAATAAAAAAGGTCATGGAAATCTGTAAAAGTAAAAATACAGCGGTGTTCATCCATGATTGCCAATAATGTTGTGTATGAAGCATATTTTGATAGTTACTCAACCCAACAAAATTACCAGGTTGATTAATCGGATCATAATCAAAAAAAGAAATATAGAATGCTTTTAATATTGGGTAATATTTTAACCATAAAGTAAAAATAACTGGAACCAAGAGAATAAGCCAAGGTGTCATTTTTTGTCGCCAAAAATAACTTTGGTAGCTTTTTTTCATTAATAAAACATCCTTTCTGTGTACTCATGGTAACAAATAATTCAGAAAATTCAGATACACATTATCAACTAAAAAACTCAACATTTTTATCATTTTTCTATTAAAATTAGTAAACGTTGATTTTTTTGCCTATAAGAGTTGATAATGTAACGTTTACATCAATTTATTTCTACCCTATACTTGTATTGTATTAACAGAAATAATTATGAGGAGGAAAAAATATTATGAAAAAGAAACGCTTCATCTCTTTATTAACCAGTTTTAGTATCATAGCAACTGTACTAGCAGGATGTGGGAATGAAACTTCTGGGGACTCCCAAACAGATTCTTCAGCAAATGTCAGTGGAGGGGAACAAGAAACTGTCGAGTTAACTGTTTGGGAAGTAAGTCGAGGTGCTGATGAATTTAGAGAAGAACAAGAACAAGCTTTTCTAAAGGAGTATCCATGGATTAAATTAAACAAAGTTGTAAAAGAAGGCGATCCAGGAAATGATTTTTATCAAGCGGTTTCTTCAGGAACGGCACCAGACTTTATTGAAGCCTCATTTACAATGATAGATAAGTTTATCGCTGCAGGAGTAGTGGAACCTTTAAACGGATATATGGATTCCTGGGATGAATCGGGTCAATTCAATGAAACGTATTTAGACATGTTTACTAAAGATGGGAATATGTATACTTTACCAAATGAAATATCACCTATGTTATTTGGTTATAATAAAAAACTATTTAAAGAAGCTGGAATTGAGAATCCCCCAGCCAATTGGGATGAAGCCTTAGAAATTGCTAAAAAAATAAATGATCCCGAAAAACAAATTGCTGGATATGCTACCTTGACTGCTGAATGGACCGAATGGTTCTTCCAGTACTATGTATGGCAAGCAGGTGGAGACTTAACTCAAGAAAATGAAGATGGCACAATCGAATTAACCTTTACAGATCCTGCAGTGATTGAAGCTGCTGAATACTATCAAGAGCTTGCTTCCAGTAAAGTATTGCAAAGTGATCGTACACTAAAATTTGGTGATTTGCTGACTCAATTTAGCCAAGATAAAATTGCGATGATGCCTTTTGCAACCGATTGGATCAAAGATGTGGCAAACCAAGGAATGGATATAGATGATATTGGTTTAATCATTCCGCCAGTGGGTTCCTCTGGTGAACCTGTAACTGCCATTGGTGGTAGCGGTTACTTGATTAATGCTAAAACAAGTCAAGCCAAAAAAGATGCTGCTTGGGAATATATCAGTTGGTTTATGAGTAATGAACAACGAACTGCTTTCTATGAAAATGTTGCTGGTAAAGGAGCACTCGCCCCAATTATTTTAGGAAGAACAGATATGAGTGCCTCTGATTTTGGTGATTTCCCTGAGGAATACGATCAAGTTTTAGAAGAAGCTAATGACATTGGTCGATTTGAATTTTATGGAAAAGCTGATTTTGCTTCTTATGTTGATCGCGCCGTTCAAAAAATATTAGCTGATCCAAATGCAGATCCTGAAAAAGAATTTAGAGAAGCACAAGAATTAGCTGAAAAAGAAGTTTTAGAGTCTTTCAACGAATTAAATAAAGTAGAATAAGATTTTATATATCAATATAAAAATAAATTTCAACAAAAATTTAAAGAAATCTGTATCCTTATTTTTAAAGGACACAGATTTCTTTTTTATATGATAAAATGATTAATAGGTTCGAGATAAAAACATAATGTATGCAGACTTTTGGTAACGCTTTCCAAAAATGTGTCATTTATCTGGAAGTCTACATTCATCTTCAGATAAGATCATTCTTATAATAACTTCAATAAAAATAATGATGAAATTGCGAGGAAGTAAGATGAGAAATAAGATAGCTCAATCTAAAGTTGTAAAAAGTTTAATAAAAAAACTAAGAAAAGTTCATATATTTTCAAGACTTTTACTTGTTTTTTGTTCACTAATTATTATACCCACCATTTTCATAACTTTATTTAATCAAAATAGTTACGCAAAAGAGATCGAGCAAAGTAATCGTAATTATCTTTCTATGCTTACAAGAAATGCTCAGTTTAAACTCGAACAAGAAGCCTCTCGTTTTGAAACGAACATGACCAAAATCACTCAAAATGATTCTTTATTGACTGCTCTTAAGGAAAATTTGGCTATTGAGCAGACCTCTTCCAACATAGAAACAAATACTCAATTAGTAAAACAACAACTAGCTACGATTCAAAATAATAGTTCTGGAATTAAATCTTTAATTTTGATTACGAACGATAGACAGTATAGTGTGGCGAGATATGATGGCATTTCTTCTACTGTACTCGTAAAAGATTTATCTGCTTTTTACAGTAGTAACATCTACAAAGAAACAATTAAAGGGAATGGTTACCCTACTTGGATAGATGGAACAAATGAAACCTCTCAGCTTTTTTTTGAAAAGAGGAGTGATTTTGTGGGGTTAATTGGGAGTGTGGTTTTAAGTTATCAATTATTCGAACCTAGTACTAAAACACCTCTTGGAGTTTTAGTTTGTTGTATTTATCCATCATATTTTTCAAATATGATGGAGGAATATTCTAATCAAGATGGAGGAAATACATATATTGTTGGGGAAAATGGATTAGTTGAGGGAATCCATGCTCAGTCTTCAGGACCTGCTTTTCCTGAAATGAGAAAAGGTTTGCTTTCGCAAATTTTTATAAATCATCAAGGCTTTACTCTTCTGGATGTTCATAACAAAGAAATTATAGCTAGTTACAGTGGAAATTCAGCCTTTCCTTTACACATCGTTAATCTCACTTATAAAGATTCCGTCTTGGAAAATGTCAAATCAATTGGGTATAGAAATACGATTATCCTGATTTTTGTTCTGATTATTGGAATTATTCTTTTCTATCTAACCGCAACAAGTGTCTCCAATCCAATCAAAAAATTAATTAGAGCAATGCAACGTGTTAGTGAAGGTGACTTTTCAGCAACCTATAAATCAAAGAGCCAAGATGAGGTAGGTGATTTATGTGTTCAATTTGATAAAATGGTTCTCGATATGCAAGAACTTATTGAGCAAGTTTATATTTCCGAAATTAATCAAAAAAATCTAGAGTTAAGTGAAAAGAATGCTCAATTAAATGTCCTACAAATGCAAATCAGCCCTCATTTTTTATACAATACATTAGATATTATTAGGTGGCAGTGCTTGTATGAAACAAATGGAAAAAGTGATGCTGCGAATATGATCGAAAAATTTTGTCAACTTTTGCGGATGATGACCAATATTAACTCTCATGGTGAGATGTTAAGTGAAAGCTTATCATATGCAACCTCTTATGTAGATATTATCAACTTTAGATTCAAAAATAAAATAAACCTTTATCAAAATTCTACAGTGAATCCAACACAATTTTATCTACCAGTCTTATCTTTGCAACCTATTATTGAAAACTCACTTAAACATGCTTTTCCTGAAAAAATAAGTAAAGACCATAGCATTTGGATTGATATTTCTCTCCACAAAAAAGAAAAGCTATTTATTTCCATAACAGATAATGGACTGGGAATGAATCAAGAAAGATTAAAAAGCATTCAAGATTCATTACTTGATCCTAAAATAAATAAAGAAAATATTGGTATACAAAATATTAATCAACGCTTTAAACTTTTCTATGGAGATCAGTACCAAATTAATATTGAAAGTAAGTTAGGTATTGGGACAAGTGTCACTTTAATCATTCCAACAACTATGTCCAATGAGGAAGGAAATCTAAATCATGTATAAAATTCTATTAGTAGACGATGAAGATATCGTCTTAGAAGGACTTATTCGTTTTGTAGACTGGAAAAAAGCTGGTTTCCAAGTAGTAGAGGCAGTTACTAGTGTTAATCAAGCTTTAATGGTACTGGAAGAAAAAATGGTTGATTTAGTAATTACAGATATACAAATGCCTATTCAAAATGGTTTAGAATTAATTGAATTAGTAGAAAAAGATTTTCCACAAATAAAATCAATCATATTATCAAGTTATCAAAATTTTTCCTATGCACAACAAGCCATTCGTTTAGGGGCTATTGATTATTTAAATAAGCCTATTAACTTTAACGAGTTGGATGAAGTATTAGAAAAAACTAAGAAAATGTTAGATCAAGAAAAAATAATCAATGATTCTGATTTTTATAAAATTATGGCACAAACGACTATCATGAATTTAGTCAATGGATTGCCATATGATTCAGAAAAAGTAAAGACTTGCTTAAATATAGCTATTCCCATTATTGCTATAAGAGTAATCGGACAAAATATTAATACCAATTCAACAGGAACTACGTTATCTGCTTTACTTGAAGAAAAATACTCACCTTGTTGGATCATTCCATTAAGAGAACATGAATTATTAATTATTATAGAGTCCACGATTACCCCTGATTATTTGTATTCGGATTTATTAGGTTTATTCCAATCGCTAATCGTTACGGTAAAAATTGCTATTGGAATTTCCAAGCAACATTCAGGGTATAAGGGAGTGTATAAAGCGTCTTCAGAAGCTGGTAAAGCTGCTCGCTATCAAAACGCTCGTAATTCTAGCGGGATCATCAGTTACGATAATATAAAAGATATTTATAGTGAAGAAAATAACCATAATCAAAAATATATTCAATCACTCATTCAACTCTTACTATCTGAAAACCATTCACAATTAATCCCGACCTTCAAAAATTTTCTATTTCTTATTCAACAAAATGAATCCAATCCTTTATTGAATATTCAACGTTTTTGTACAGAGTTAGTATTAGAAATGGATACACCCGTTCAATCTTATTCATTTTCTGAGACGGAGCGCCATACAAATCTTAGTGAGATACTGATTTATATTCACGATGAAATAAATATATTT
The Jeotgalibaca sp. MA1X17-3 genome window above contains:
- a CDS encoding extracellular solute-binding protein — encoded protein: MKKKRFISLLTSFSIIATVLAGCGNETSGDSQTDSSANVSGGEQETVELTVWEVSRGADEFREEQEQAFLKEYPWIKLNKVVKEGDPGNDFYQAVSSGTAPDFIEASFTMIDKFIAAGVVEPLNGYMDSWDESGQFNETYLDMFTKDGNMYTLPNEISPMLFGYNKKLFKEAGIENPPANWDEALEIAKKINDPEKQIAGYATLTAEWTEWFFQYYVWQAGGDLTQENEDGTIELTFTDPAVIEAAEYYQELASSKVLQSDRTLKFGDLLTQFSQDKIAMMPFATDWIKDVANQGMDIDDIGLIIPPVGSSGEPVTAIGGSGYLINAKTSQAKKDAAWEYISWFMSNEQRTAFYENVAGKGALAPIILGRTDMSASDFGDFPEEYDQVLEEANDIGRFEFYGKADFASYVDRAVQKILADPNADPEKEFREAQELAEKEVLESFNELNKVE
- a CDS encoding right-handed parallel beta-helix repeat-containing protein, whose translation is MNHFNHNSIIIDLPTGVGQIVDITEWGAKAENGFCNTLAIERAIAYCKDKPEVTLLIPKGVYHFYQTDLTYFIGLHHLSDFTIEGSGSEFIFHQAKDFLDIKFSKRLMIKNLILDWDWNAGALASVGVIKEVGNKGSYLDIQFPGYDVIDSNMDIRIVGPFDPKRYTPGAEGGIEFRPYENQHTKATSDAESNKEMTALVRELDNILSKRIERVNDNTLRMFPQDSSWAVNHFHEGDCYNFRHFEYDCEAIRTTKSSHITFERVTIYGCPGGGFLNVGSVHHLHFSHCKIQPRPGTFRSISVSVDCLHVGNSKGYIIIEDCDFSGAGDDCVNLHDNSSMGITKINDDTILLERVNEDKLQFEIGGSIEIRMPDLSPSGYSSRITKVQYFPEKNNCQLQLALPLPSNLVEDCIVFNRSYGTDYYIIRNCRFTNNRARGLLLQGSHGIVENNTFENIQGAAIQIETGSESRWSEGQGVTDLLIQHNIIRHCDLNAWQMAVIYMGVYLPKGRTTYPIFKDIEIAHNTIVDFPRLACFLSSCENVWVHDNALINGGQRDYSCADYGSSTMELPIYNEKYEGVIQFSHSKNCLAENNNIFNTMLN
- a CDS encoding sensor histidine kinase — encoded protein: MRNKIAQSKVVKSLIKKLRKVHIFSRLLLVFCSLIIIPTIFITLFNQNSYAKEIEQSNRNYLSMLTRNAQFKLEQEASRFETNMTKITQNDSLLTALKENLAIEQTSSNIETNTQLVKQQLATIQNNSSGIKSLILITNDRQYSVARYDGISSTVLVKDLSAFYSSNIYKETIKGNGYPTWIDGTNETSQLFFEKRSDFVGLIGSVVLSYQLFEPSTKTPLGVLVCCIYPSYFSNMMEEYSNQDGGNTYIVGENGLVEGIHAQSSGPAFPEMRKGLLSQIFINHQGFTLLDVHNKEIIASYSGNSAFPLHIVNLTYKDSVLENVKSIGYRNTIILIFVLIIGIILFYLTATSVSNPIKKLIRAMQRVSEGDFSATYKSKSQDEVGDLCVQFDKMVLDMQELIEQVYISEINQKNLELSEKNAQLNVLQMQISPHFLYNTLDIIRWQCLYETNGKSDAANMIEKFCQLLRMMTNINSHGEMLSESLSYATSYVDIINFRFKNKINLYQNSTVNPTQFYLPVLSLQPIIENSLKHAFPEKISKDHSIWIDISLHKKEKLFISITDNGLGMNQERLKSIQDSLLDPKINKENIGIQNINQRFKLFYGDQYQINIESKLGIGTSVTLIIPTTMSNEEGNLNHV
- a CDS encoding response regulator; translated protein: MYKILLVDDEDIVLEGLIRFVDWKKAGFQVVEAVTSVNQALMVLEEKMVDLVITDIQMPIQNGLELIELVEKDFPQIKSIILSSYQNFSYAQQAIRLGAIDYLNKPINFNELDEVLEKTKKMLDQEKIINDSDFYKIMAQTTIMNLVNGLPYDSEKVKTCLNIAIPIIAIRVIGQNINTNSTGTTLSALLEEKYSPCWIIPLREHELLIIIESTITPDYLYSDLLGLFQSLIVTVKIAIGISKQHSGYKGVYKASSEAGKAARYQNARNSSGIISYDNIKDIYSEENNHNQKYIQSLIQLLLSENHSQLIPTFKNFLFLIQQNESNPLLNIQRFCTELVLEMDTPVQSYSFSETERHTNLSEILIYIHDEINIFKIEQYVIQYFDEILKKAKLEVPSQSIELIAQIENYIQLHYSEHLTLNTLSKNFYISPVYLSRLFKNKVGINFIDYLTNLRIKKAKLLFSDENLKIYQISEMVGYNNPRYFAKVFKEMTGYTPQEYRNIHF
- a CDS encoding carbohydrate ABC transporter permease, which translates into the protein MKKIKPSLGDQSLRIVAIIITTLSVLFILFPFALTISNSMKDNSKIYDTPPKLIPDAAQSLDVVLDYTQLESPDSLEEMIQKDLVSIMFGAYTKLNRESIFEINFFGVKEGKTIFHSRAHQVELQLEKDYGIYEGTVINKDTLLHKDRAERTATKIGYEFNEDGLEKQVAPTISQLDIQEKIIGFTEEKLPIVGQLSISSLTKKNSLLLESFVHYMKLPQYVYGNNEKIAKYGFMTFVFNTVLVISFAIISQVLLCSICAFVISHLLSPKAARWTLLFFLGAMMVPFVSIMVPQLIMYREMGAYNNYAGLLLPFLYPFGFYIYLFKGFFDRIPGSFFEAARLDGASNFFLFTKICMPLSKPIISMIALQTFLGNWNDFFGLGWLPNVKIYGR
- a CDS encoding carbohydrate ABC transporter permease, with the translated sequence MKKSYQSYFWRQKMTPWLILLVPVIFTLWLKYYPILKAFYISFFDYDPINQPGNFVGLSNYQNMLHTQHYWQSWMNTAVFLLLQISMTFFIPIIQALFLNELTRFKGVLSTLYVLPILIPTTVNVIIWRWVWHPDYGIANQLMKLLGLGTQTWLSDPNLVKFCIIFPGVIGGGVGVLLYLSAIQGISTDIFESASLDGCTAWKKIWYIILPNIRFIIFIQLIIAVSASIQLLDAPYMFAAGGPSGASTTQGIYIYNTFNNDYNYGRGSAASVILMLVTLTVTAIQMRFENTEKG